One part of the Rhodococcus oxybenzonivorans genome encodes these proteins:
- a CDS encoding AEC family transporter → MSGIVAGFTVIFVIIAIGYILGRRGTLGAEGESVLGRLVFFVATPALLFDSLASSDLSVIFSPTLAVAAATALTVGALYMVVARVWLRRSLPELTIGALSASYVNSANLGIPIAVFVLGDASFVAPLLLFQIIVYSPIALTILDITTLRRSASRLETVTAPFKNPIVVAGAAGLVLALVDWTPPEAVMQPFRLIGGASVPGALLAFGISLYGVRVLEKGTSPRRDVALASVLKIGVQPVLAYLMARYLLGLEGHELFAIVVVSTLPTAQNVFVYASRYRCGTVLARDTAFVTTLAAIPAIALVSGLLA, encoded by the coding sequence GTGTCGGGAATAGTTGCGGGATTCACCGTCATCTTCGTGATCATCGCGATCGGCTACATTCTCGGCCGGCGTGGAACGCTCGGAGCGGAGGGCGAATCCGTCCTGGGCAGGCTGGTGTTCTTCGTCGCGACACCGGCGCTGCTGTTCGATTCGCTTGCATCGTCCGACCTTTCCGTGATCTTTTCGCCGACGCTGGCCGTCGCTGCTGCGACCGCTTTGACAGTCGGCGCACTGTACATGGTGGTGGCACGGGTATGGCTGCGCAGGTCGCTACCGGAGCTGACGATCGGGGCGTTGTCGGCGTCGTACGTCAATTCCGCGAACCTGGGCATTCCCATTGCGGTGTTCGTGCTCGGTGATGCGTCGTTCGTGGCCCCACTGCTCCTGTTCCAGATAATCGTGTACTCGCCGATCGCGTTGACCATCTTGGACATCACCACGTTGCGCAGGAGCGCATCGCGACTCGAGACCGTAACCGCACCGTTCAAGAATCCGATCGTCGTGGCCGGCGCCGCGGGACTGGTGCTCGCCCTCGTCGACTGGACCCCGCCCGAAGCGGTGATGCAACCGTTCCGGCTCATCGGCGGCGCCTCCGTACCGGGTGCCCTGCTCGCCTTCGGTATCTCGCTGTACGGGGTGCGCGTCCTCGAAAAGGGAACGAGTCCACGCCGGGACGTCGCACTGGCGTCGGTGCTCAAGATCGGCGTGCAACCCGTCCTCGCGTACCTGATGGCGCGATACCTACTCGGCCTCGAGGGACACGAATTGTTCGCGATCGTGGTTGTGTCGACCCTGCCGACGGCGCAGAACGTCTTCGTCTACGCCAGCCGGTACCGGTGCGGAACGGTGCTGGCGCGCGACACGGCCTTCGTCACCACTTTGGCGGCGATTCCGGCAATTGCGCTGGTCTCGGGACTGCTCGCGTGA
- a CDS encoding MFS transporter, which translates to MKHWFLNVCIATALLQAVYHAVRVLVSYRVLALGGDAVTIGIVTALFSLAPLLVAVRIGRAVDQRHAAAVLRTGVALTTLGVVVIALSNDLIVLGVGNVVLGFGQILVTVAGQGFITLLSKPGELDKGFAGLTLGVSVGQAVGVPVVGLIAARSSDGGPVQTTLALAVMAAVSLASIPFAWPIRERPQSRKPAAKDQQQSVASMISTSGMRPAVFSSLIVLASVDVVVAYLPVLGHEFGFSVLLVSLLLTARTAASIVSRAFLPWLLTRAPRQRLLVSATLCSALPTALLPFVRDPWWMALLLVVAGFFWGIGQPLTMTWVTGLVTGPNRAAALSLRLTGNRLGQVLIPLAAGAMAGVAGTASIFVITGGLLGTAAVSTWRAVRTS; encoded by the coding sequence TTGAAGCACTGGTTCCTCAACGTCTGCATCGCCACCGCACTACTCCAGGCCGTCTATCACGCCGTCCGCGTTCTCGTCTCGTACCGTGTCCTCGCACTCGGCGGTGACGCGGTCACTATCGGAATCGTGACGGCCCTGTTCTCGCTGGCACCCCTGCTCGTCGCGGTCCGCATCGGGCGGGCGGTCGACCAGCGGCACGCGGCCGCAGTCCTGCGTACCGGCGTGGCGCTCACGACACTCGGTGTCGTGGTGATCGCGCTCAGCAACGACCTGATCGTGCTCGGCGTGGGCAACGTGGTCCTCGGGTTCGGCCAGATCCTCGTCACCGTGGCCGGGCAGGGATTCATCACCTTGCTGTCGAAACCGGGCGAGCTGGACAAGGGGTTCGCGGGCCTGACCCTCGGCGTGTCGGTCGGTCAGGCCGTCGGCGTGCCGGTCGTGGGGCTGATCGCGGCCCGCAGCTCGGACGGCGGTCCGGTGCAGACCACTCTCGCGCTGGCGGTCATGGCCGCGGTGTCGCTGGCGTCGATTCCGTTCGCGTGGCCGATCCGCGAGCGTCCGCAGTCCAGGAAGCCGGCCGCGAAAGACCAGCAGCAATCCGTCGCGAGCATGATCTCGACGTCCGGTATGCGACCCGCGGTGTTCAGCAGCCTCATCGTCCTCGCCTCCGTCGACGTCGTCGTGGCCTATCTGCCCGTGCTGGGCCACGAATTCGGTTTCAGCGTTCTCCTGGTGTCGTTGCTGCTCACCGCGCGCACCGCGGCATCGATCGTGTCCCGGGCGTTTCTGCCGTGGCTGCTCACCCGGGCACCGCGACAGCGACTGCTCGTCTCCGCGACATTGTGTTCGGCGCTGCCCACCGCGCTCCTGCCGTTCGTCCGCGATCCGTGGTGGATGGCCTTGCTCCTGGTGGTGGCCGGCTTCTTCTGGGGCATCGGGCAACCGCTGACGATGACCTGGGTGACCGGCCTCGTCACCGGCCCCAACCGGGCGGCCGCGTTGTCTCTGCGCCTGACCGGTAACCGCCTGGGCCAGGTGCTGATCCCCTTGGCCGCAGGCGCTATGGCCGGTGTCGCGGGCACGGCGTCGATCTTCGTGATCACCGGAGGTCTTCTGGGCACGGCGGCGGTGTCCACCTGGCGAGCCGTGCGTACTTCATAA
- a CDS encoding NAD-glutamate dehydrogenase domain-containing protein: MSFTGVIPSTTDTPRPHQDERAESSAVQASGDITPQLRFLDPADTGSGRAAVMVWPQAPLLAELVALFADLGLRVASHEQLPAAESSETVVHRFDFSTDGSTWDSTTPGLVSAAFGAAAAGHLEVDGFTRLIPAANVSWSDAVLIRAACRYLRQVGLGLSEPNIVAILLHNSSFVRGFGALFAARFDPARTDRGTAVADAEKILLTAIEKTTTLDEDRLLRGMLSFISAVLRTNWFQHDRTAGAGTAAAFKIDPALLSLSAPVTPYREIFVHSRIVEGSHVRSGTVSRGGLRWSDRKDDFRTEVLGLMKTQHVKNSPIVPMGAKGAFVVRTDPAPDAVRQAYTTFIEGLLDVTDNIVDGEVVHPRDTVIYDGDDPYLVVAADKGTARFSDLANSIAVRRGFWLGDAFASGGSAGYDHKAMGITARGGWVSVRRHFAEMGKNVDTDAFTVVGIGDMSGDVFGNGMLLSRAIRLVGAFDHRHIFLDPDPDSEASYRERERLAALPGSSWDDYDRDVVSAGGGVWPRTTKTIPLSPRVRERLGVEEAELPPHEVVKALLTAEVDLLWNGGIGTYVKASAESHADAADPANDSVRVDADMLRAAVVGEGGNLGFTQRARIEYALRGGRINADFIDNATGVATSDREVNLKIAVDAAVAAGELPAAERNSLLARVQDEIAESVLADASAQTLAISLAEVHAPFLLGRHERLIENLERDAGLSRSAEVLPTATELTARHRAGQGLVRPEIAVLLAQSKNLVVTELLASPVLDDAVFDGVLADYFPAPIRERVPQQISGHRLAREIVAVLVAGDMIDRVGPGLIHRLEERLGVGTPDITSAYAVVRQVFDIDRLWDQVLALPGASHRTRLNLHFGIQDLIERTTSWLLRHRTADTDARASIERFTDPVRELATALPRLTGSLAQDLSTLRILAQAFALEDTARTLGLPITQVAETYREFGRVIGLDWLSERFSVGETGTAYWETMAAAVLVDNLQEHWHALIGSVLRDASPDTSAAVAVAAWLDRHPTAAERLSHMLGELRSRDRVDNSNICVIDAELTLALTRCR; the protein is encoded by the coding sequence ATGAGCTTTACCGGTGTCATTCCGAGCACGACCGACACTCCTCGTCCACATCAGGACGAGCGCGCCGAATCGAGCGCGGTACAGGCATCGGGCGACATCACTCCGCAGCTACGTTTCCTCGACCCCGCCGACACCGGGTCCGGGCGGGCGGCCGTGATGGTCTGGCCGCAGGCTCCCCTGCTCGCGGAACTCGTCGCGCTCTTCGCCGACCTCGGTTTGCGGGTTGCCTCCCATGAGCAGCTTCCCGCCGCCGAATCCAGCGAGACGGTAGTGCACCGCTTCGATTTCAGCACCGACGGCTCCACCTGGGACAGCACGACTCCCGGCCTCGTCTCCGCCGCGTTCGGGGCCGCGGCCGCGGGACATTTGGAGGTGGACGGATTTACCCGTCTCATTCCGGCCGCCAACGTGTCGTGGTCCGACGCCGTCCTGATTCGTGCGGCCTGCCGTTATCTCCGCCAGGTGGGACTCGGACTGTCGGAGCCGAACATCGTGGCAATCCTGTTGCACAACAGTAGTTTTGTGCGCGGGTTCGGCGCACTGTTCGCGGCTCGCTTCGATCCTGCGCGGACCGATCGGGGCACGGCCGTCGCGGATGCGGAGAAGATCCTCCTCACCGCCATCGAGAAGACAACGACGTTGGACGAGGACCGCTTGCTGCGCGGCATGTTGTCGTTCATCTCGGCCGTACTGCGCACCAACTGGTTTCAGCACGACCGCACGGCGGGAGCCGGCACCGCGGCGGCGTTCAAGATCGATCCTGCGCTGCTGTCGCTGTCCGCTCCCGTCACCCCGTACCGGGAGATCTTCGTGCACTCTCGGATAGTGGAGGGCAGTCACGTGCGCAGCGGCACGGTGTCCCGCGGCGGTCTGCGCTGGTCGGACCGCAAGGACGACTTCCGCACCGAGGTACTGGGACTGATGAAGACGCAGCACGTGAAGAACTCGCCGATCGTTCCGATGGGTGCGAAGGGCGCGTTCGTCGTGCGCACCGATCCGGCTCCCGATGCTGTGCGGCAGGCGTACACGACCTTCATCGAGGGACTGCTCGACGTCACCGACAACATCGTCGACGGCGAGGTGGTGCACCCCCGCGACACCGTGATCTACGACGGCGACGATCCGTATCTGGTGGTGGCCGCCGACAAGGGCACGGCGCGGTTCTCCGACCTCGCCAACAGTATTGCGGTGCGCCGCGGTTTCTGGCTCGGCGACGCCTTCGCCTCCGGAGGTTCGGCGGGTTACGACCACAAGGCGATGGGTATCACCGCACGCGGTGGATGGGTTTCGGTACGGAGACATTTCGCCGAGATGGGCAAGAACGTCGACACCGACGCGTTCACCGTGGTGGGAATCGGCGACATGTCCGGGGACGTCTTCGGCAACGGCATGCTGCTCAGTCGCGCGATCCGCCTCGTCGGCGCCTTCGACCACCGGCACATCTTCCTCGACCCCGACCCGGATTCCGAAGCGTCCTACCGCGAGCGCGAACGACTGGCCGCACTGCCGGGAAGCAGCTGGGACGACTACGACCGCGACGTGGTGTCCGCCGGTGGCGGGGTGTGGCCCCGGACCACCAAGACGATTCCGCTGTCTCCTCGGGTGCGCGAACGGCTCGGCGTCGAGGAAGCCGAACTGCCCCCGCACGAGGTGGTGAAGGCCCTGCTCACGGCCGAGGTCGATCTGTTGTGGAACGGCGGAATCGGAACCTACGTCAAGGCGTCCGCGGAAAGCCATGCCGATGCTGCCGACCCGGCCAACGACTCCGTCCGCGTCGACGCCGACATGCTGCGCGCCGCAGTGGTCGGCGAGGGCGGGAACCTCGGGTTCACCCAGCGGGCCCGCATCGAGTATGCGCTGAGGGGCGGCCGGATCAACGCGGACTTCATCGACAACGCCACCGGTGTCGCCACCTCCGATCGCGAAGTGAACCTGAAGATCGCGGTGGACGCGGCGGTAGCGGCCGGAGAACTGCCTGCCGCGGAGCGGAACTCACTCCTCGCTCGCGTCCAGGACGAGATTGCCGAGTCGGTGCTGGCCGACGCGTCGGCCCAGACCCTCGCGATCAGCCTCGCCGAGGTGCACGCCCCCTTCCTCCTCGGACGTCATGAACGGCTGATCGAAAACCTCGAACGGGACGCAGGACTCAGTCGATCCGCCGAGGTCCTCCCGACCGCAACGGAACTGACTGCACGACACCGCGCCGGGCAGGGACTGGTCCGTCCCGAGATCGCCGTCCTGTTGGCACAGTCCAAGAATCTCGTCGTCACGGAACTACTCGCCTCCCCGGTCCTCGATGACGCGGTGTTCGACGGCGTCCTGGCGGACTACTTTCCCGCACCCATCCGGGAGCGGGTACCGCAGCAGATCAGCGGACACCGACTGGCCCGCGAGATCGTCGCCGTGCTCGTCGCAGGCGACATGATCGACCGGGTGGGACCCGGACTGATCCATCGCCTGGAGGAGCGCCTCGGTGTCGGCACCCCCGACATCACGAGCGCCTACGCGGTGGTGCGGCAGGTGTTCGACATCGATCGCCTGTGGGACCAGGTACTCGCCTTGCCGGGTGCCTCCCACCGCACGAGGTTGAATCTGCATTTCGGCATCCAGGACCTGATCGAGCGCACCACGTCGTGGCTCCTGCGGCACCGCACCGCGGACACCGACGCTCGCGCGTCGATCGAGCGATTCACCGACCCCGTCCGCGAACTGGCTACCGCCCTGCCCCGGCTGACCGGTTCACTCGCGCAGGACTTGAGCACGCTGCGCATCCTCGCGCAGGCGTTCGCACTCGAGGACACCGCACGCACGCTCGGCTTGCCGATCACCCAGGTTGCGGAAACCTATCGAGAATTCGGCAGGGTCATCGGCCTCGACTGGCTGTCGGAACGGTTCTCCGTCGGCGAGACCGGGACCGCCTACTGGGAGACGATGGCGGCGGCCGTCCTCGTCGACAACCTGCAGGAGCACTGGCACGCGCTGATCGGCTCGGTTCTGCGGGACGCCTCCCCCGACACCTCCGCGGCGGTCGCCGTCGCCGCCTGGCTCGACCGGCACCCGACGGCCGCGGAACGGCTGTCACACATGCTCGGCGAGCTCCGCAGTCGCGATCGGGTGGACAATTCGAATATCTGCGTGATCGATGCCGAGCTCACTCTCGCACTGACCCGCTGCCGATGA
- a CDS encoding flavin monoamine oxidase family protein: MPTLQRDVAIVGAGPSGLAAATALRKAGLSVAVLEARDRVGGRTWTDTIGGATLEIGGQWVSPDQTALISLLDELGLETFDRYREGESVYISAAGKRTRYTGESFPVDETTRKEMDRLISILDDLAAQVGAEEPWAHPRARELDTISFKHWLIEQSDDAEARDNIGLFIAGGMLTKPAHAFSALQAVLMAASAGSFSHLVDEDFILDKRVIGGMQQVSIRLAAALGDDVFLNAPVRTVQWSEQGAVVSADGDVRVEASRVVLAVPPNLYSRISYDPPLPRRQHQMHQHQSLGLVIKVHAVYETPFWREDGLSGTGFGASEIVQEVYDNTNYEDTRGTLVAFVSDEKADAMFELSEEERRATILGSLARYLGPKAAEPVVYYESDWGSEEWTRGAYAASFDLGGLHRYGKDTRTPVGPFHFSCSDIAAEGYQHVDGAVRMGQRTAADIIARLGQ, from the coding sequence GTGCCCACTCTCCAGCGAGATGTCGCCATTGTCGGTGCCGGCCCGTCCGGGCTGGCCGCCGCGACCGCACTGCGCAAGGCAGGCCTGTCCGTCGCAGTCCTCGAGGCGCGCGACCGCGTCGGAGGACGCACCTGGACCGACACGATCGGCGGGGCCACACTCGAAATCGGCGGCCAATGGGTCTCACCCGATCAGACGGCGCTGATCTCCTTGCTGGACGAACTCGGCCTCGAGACGTTCGACCGCTACCGCGAGGGCGAATCCGTCTACATCTCGGCCGCCGGGAAGCGCACCCGCTACACCGGTGAATCGTTTCCCGTCGACGAGACGACGCGGAAGGAGATGGACCGCCTGATCTCCATTCTCGACGACCTCGCCGCGCAGGTCGGCGCAGAGGAGCCCTGGGCGCATCCCCGTGCCCGCGAGCTCGACACCATCTCGTTCAAGCACTGGTTGATCGAGCAGTCCGACGACGCCGAGGCCCGCGACAACATCGGCCTGTTCATCGCCGGCGGCATGCTCACCAAGCCCGCGCACGCATTCTCCGCGCTGCAAGCCGTCCTGATGGCCGCGTCCGCCGGATCGTTCTCGCACCTCGTGGACGAGGACTTCATCCTCGACAAGCGCGTCATCGGCGGCATGCAGCAGGTGTCGATCCGGCTGGCCGCCGCGCTCGGGGACGACGTGTTCCTGAACGCACCCGTGCGCACCGTGCAGTGGAGCGAGCAGGGTGCCGTCGTTTCGGCCGACGGCGACGTCCGTGTAGAGGCGTCGCGGGTCGTGCTCGCGGTGCCGCCCAACCTGTACTCCCGGATCTCCTACGATCCGCCGCTGCCGCGCCGCCAGCACCAGATGCATCAGCATCAGTCACTCGGACTCGTCATCAAGGTGCACGCCGTGTACGAGACGCCGTTCTGGCGCGAAGACGGTCTGTCCGGCACCGGCTTCGGGGCCTCGGAGATCGTGCAGGAGGTGTACGACAACACCAATTACGAGGACACCCGGGGCACCCTCGTCGCGTTCGTGTCGGACGAGAAAGCCGACGCGATGTTCGAATTGAGCGAAGAGGAGCGTCGCGCCACCATTCTCGGCTCGCTCGCCCGCTACCTCGGACCGAAGGCGGCCGAGCCGGTGGTGTACTACGAGTCCGACTGGGGCTCCGAGGAATGGACGCGGGGCGCGTACGCCGCCAGCTTCGACCTCGGTGGCCTGCACCGGTACGGAAAGGACACACGAACCCCGGTCGGGCCGTTCCATTTCTCCTGCTCGGACATCGCCGCCGAGGGCTACCAGCACGTGGACGGCGCCGTCCGGATGGGTCAGCGCACCGCCGCGGATATCATCGCGCGCCTCGGACAGTAG
- a CDS encoding PucR family transcriptional regulator, translating to MTVPVRWMLSQPDLALELRGGAAGLGNEITFAITTELSDPFRWLSGGELLLTTGLRLPLTAADRARYLRGLDGVGVAAVGFGTGLSHPEVPEDLVAVADDLGLPLLEVPLPTPFAAVVKRVMNRLAEQEYESVLRASRAQPRMTRAVISGGTGSTVRELAMATSATVLLLDLSGRVLEHHPARPDDEVLDEVRDVLAAGTGGASSSVSLARSGASITVQQISVGSTPHGHLAVISPTALSHVDQILLGHANSLLALDFEKPARLRVAQNQLNSHALGLLLTDDRDLAPAWEQIRGAADADGMVRGLTVVAETLELAQRVESAVAAAMDAVGRQLFSRRHDTRITVLLRGTDDVDFARSMLSALPPGTRKAVRAGLSGRRELSGVVAAIEQSQLAASAAEAGAEPLEFAALTGSALLAFSATREVLNSLADIMIAPIDDYDRVNGTELLGSLRAFLEANGHWESAAAAMGVHRHTLRSRMARIEALIDCRLDVARVRAELLLAIIARQS from the coding sequence ATGACCGTTCCCGTCCGCTGGATGTTGTCCCAGCCGGATCTGGCTCTCGAACTCCGGGGCGGAGCCGCAGGCCTCGGTAACGAAATCACCTTCGCCATCACCACCGAATTGTCCGATCCGTTCCGGTGGCTCTCCGGTGGGGAACTGCTGCTCACCACCGGGCTGCGACTGCCCCTGACAGCGGCCGACCGGGCCCGGTATCTACGCGGACTCGACGGCGTGGGAGTGGCCGCCGTCGGATTCGGCACGGGGCTGTCGCACCCGGAAGTGCCGGAGGACCTCGTCGCCGTGGCCGACGACCTCGGTCTTCCGCTGCTGGAAGTGCCGTTGCCGACCCCGTTCGCCGCCGTCGTCAAACGCGTGATGAACCGTCTGGCCGAACAAGAATACGAGTCGGTCCTGCGGGCGTCCCGGGCACAGCCACGAATGACGCGGGCCGTCATATCGGGCGGAACCGGCTCCACCGTCCGTGAACTCGCGATGGCCACCTCGGCCACGGTGCTACTTCTCGATCTGTCCGGCAGGGTACTCGAACACCATCCCGCGCGACCGGACGACGAGGTCCTCGACGAAGTGCGCGATGTGCTGGCGGCAGGAACGGGTGGAGCGTCGAGCAGCGTGTCGCTGGCGCGGTCGGGGGCCTCCATCACCGTCCAGCAGATCAGTGTCGGAAGCACCCCGCACGGGCATTTGGCGGTGATCAGTCCGACGGCGCTCAGCCACGTCGATCAGATTCTGCTGGGTCACGCCAATTCGCTGCTGGCGCTGGACTTCGAGAAGCCCGCTCGCTTGCGCGTCGCGCAGAATCAGCTCAATTCGCACGCGCTCGGTCTGCTGCTCACCGACGATCGCGACCTGGCGCCTGCGTGGGAGCAGATTCGGGGCGCGGCAGATGCCGACGGGATGGTACGAGGTCTGACGGTGGTCGCCGAGACTCTGGAACTCGCGCAGCGGGTGGAGTCGGCGGTCGCCGCGGCGATGGACGCGGTTGGGCGCCAGCTCTTCTCGCGTCGCCACGACACCCGGATCACGGTTCTTCTCCGTGGAACCGACGACGTGGACTTCGCACGGTCGATGCTGAGCGCGCTGCCCCCGGGCACGCGAAAGGCGGTCCGAGCCGGGTTGAGCGGGCGACGGGAGCTGTCGGGTGTCGTGGCGGCGATCGAGCAGTCGCAACTCGCGGCGTCGGCGGCCGAAGCCGGGGCCGAACCACTGGAATTCGCGGCGCTCACCGGCAGTGCCCTACTCGCGTTCAGCGCGACCCGTGAAGTACTCAATTCGCTGGCGGACATAATGATTGCGCCCATCGACGACTACGACCGCGTCAACGGCACAGAGCTTCTGGGGTCGTTACGGGCGTTTCTCGAGGCGAACGGGCATTGGGAGTCGGCGGCCGCCGCGATGGGCGTGCACCGGCACACACTGCGCAGCCGGATGGCGCGGATCGAAGCCCTGATCGACTGCAGGCTGGACGTGGCGCGGGTGCGCGCCGAACTACTGCTCGCGATCATCGCCCGGCAGTCGTGA
- a CDS encoding MFS transporter, protein MRALRVPLTARSGIATFSVFVVGYMTANLVPLMIIAMVDDLGVSQTVAGAVLTGSLLACALVCLATTRWAAGQFRRRLGRAGLVVMAAGFAAAAVVPSAPIACIATVVGGLGAGGAVAVGGAAMAAFTNPNRVSGLSGLVNRVAVTGVLALIPILGTRMTNAFGIVAVLALATALTMTWLPTAPDLGADTTRTRAELPEGVTRRRVTVAGASLLVLFAVWAIGEDSLWAVSGIMGFEHAGLTEQQMGLALSASTAGGIGIALILTALGSRLGRTVPVAVLLALGAALKLGACLTTEPTTYLVLIITWNTVYAAAFIYVVAIAAALDSSGRWSAPLLGTYLVGSAFAPLFGTLVTEAVGYPSFGVIVAGISLVLLLPITAIASLSARTEATSLAVGQDPTVRYTTSVIV, encoded by the coding sequence ATTCGCGCCCTCCGCGTCCCCCTGACTGCCAGGAGCGGGATCGCCACGTTCAGTGTCTTCGTGGTCGGATACATGACCGCCAACCTTGTCCCGCTCATGATCATCGCGATGGTCGACGATCTCGGCGTCTCCCAGACGGTCGCCGGTGCCGTTCTGACGGGATCGTTGCTGGCATGTGCGCTGGTATGCCTCGCCACCACCCGATGGGCGGCCGGACAGTTCCGGCGGCGGCTCGGCCGGGCTGGCCTCGTCGTCATGGCAGCCGGGTTCGCGGCGGCAGCCGTCGTTCCGTCCGCACCGATCGCTTGCATCGCGACCGTCGTCGGAGGCCTCGGGGCCGGCGGTGCCGTCGCTGTCGGCGGCGCGGCGATGGCGGCGTTCACCAACCCGAACCGTGTCTCCGGGCTGAGCGGTCTCGTCAATCGCGTCGCCGTTACCGGTGTCCTCGCGCTGATCCCGATTCTCGGCACCCGGATGACCAACGCCTTCGGCATCGTGGCCGTACTCGCACTGGCCACTGCACTCACCATGACTTGGTTGCCGACGGCCCCCGACCTCGGGGCAGACACGACGAGAACCCGCGCCGAACTGCCCGAAGGGGTCACCCGGAGACGCGTCACGGTCGCCGGAGCGTCGCTGCTCGTGCTGTTCGCCGTCTGGGCGATCGGTGAGGACTCGTTGTGGGCGGTGTCCGGCATCATGGGATTCGAGCACGCGGGGCTGACCGAACAGCAGATGGGCTTGGCCCTGTCCGCATCGACTGCAGGTGGTATCGGTATCGCACTGATCCTCACCGCTCTGGGCTCCCGTCTCGGGCGCACGGTTCCCGTGGCCGTTCTGCTGGCACTAGGCGCCGCCCTCAAACTGGGCGCGTGCCTGACCACCGAGCCCACCACCTACCTGGTGCTCATCATTACGTGGAACACGGTCTACGCGGCGGCCTTCATCTACGTGGTGGCCATCGCGGCCGCACTGGATTCGTCCGGCCGCTGGTCCGCCCCACTACTCGGGACCTACCTGGTCGGCTCCGCGTTCGCCCCGCTCTTCGGCACTCTCGTCACCGAGGCCGTCGGTTATCCGTCGTTCGGTGTCATCGTGGCCGGGATCAGTCTCGTTCTGCTGCTGCCCATTACGGCGATCGCGTCTCTCTCTGCACGTACCGAAGCCACATCCCTCGCCGTAGGCCAGGATCCCACCGTGCGTTACACCACGTCGGTGATCGTCTGA
- a CDS encoding amidohydrolase → MTAKATHYRGGRIFTAAEPAWAESMIVEDGQLTYVGDTVTADALTRDADIVELDGAFVLPGFIDAHTHLLMMGQSLQKVDLQSAVDLADIQDRIGRFAADNPAAPRILGRSWLFPALGGRPPTRRMIDAVEADRPVYLDSNDVHSVWVNTAALRELGIDDHTPDPLGGRIERDPATGHATGMLYETAVTQIVWPALAKVVTDHERDVAIEAAFERYLADGVTGAVDMALGAEEVAALERALAAGDGTLPLRVAGHWLVTRTDSTEENVRQVREAATYAQRLQGPWLRMAGIKIIIDGVIDSCTATMKEPYSDGTNAEPIWDLESLAPVVTAADAAGLQVAMHAIGDEASEIGLTALEKAIAVNGIRPRRHRMEHLETITKDNVQRLAQLGVVASMQPVHADPAIQENWRAVLGDHRVERAYPWPEMTSAGAVLALGSDAPTAPHPPLPNMYVATTRKSAIDPTLPPNLPEYALPMADALAHATRDAAYSCCWDDLTGQLVAGKAADFVVLDGNPFTEGTGSLLTSRVGLTVVAGRICHRTTPRPR, encoded by the coding sequence ATGACAGCGAAGGCCACCCACTACCGAGGCGGTCGAATCTTCACCGCCGCCGAGCCCGCGTGGGCGGAGTCGATGATCGTCGAGGACGGCCAACTGACGTACGTCGGGGATACGGTCACCGCAGACGCGCTGACCCGCGACGCCGACATCGTCGAACTCGACGGCGCTTTCGTGCTGCCCGGGTTCATCGACGCTCACACCCACCTGCTCATGATGGGGCAGTCGCTGCAGAAGGTGGATCTCCAGAGCGCCGTCGATCTGGCCGACATCCAGGATCGCATCGGGCGTTTCGCCGCCGACAATCCAGCGGCACCCCGAATTCTGGGGCGCAGCTGGCTGTTTCCGGCCCTCGGCGGCCGTCCGCCCACCCGGCGGATGATCGACGCGGTCGAAGCGGACCGCCCCGTGTACCTCGATTCCAACGACGTCCATTCCGTGTGGGTGAACACCGCAGCACTCCGCGAACTGGGGATCGACGACCACACCCCCGACCCCCTCGGCGGCCGGATCGAACGCGATCCCGCGACGGGCCACGCCACCGGGATGTTGTACGAAACGGCGGTGACCCAGATCGTGTGGCCCGCCCTCGCGAAGGTGGTCACCGACCACGAACGTGACGTCGCGATCGAGGCGGCGTTCGAGCGGTACCTGGCCGACGGCGTCACCGGAGCCGTCGACATGGCACTCGGTGCGGAGGAGGTGGCGGCGCTCGAGCGAGCCCTGGCAGCCGGGGACGGCACGTTGCCGCTTCGGGTAGCCGGGCACTGGCTCGTCACGCGAACCGATTCAACGGAGGAGAACGTCCGTCAGGTCCGCGAGGCCGCGACGTACGCCCAGCGTCTGCAGGGGCCGTGGCTGCGAATGGCCGGGATCAAGATCATCATCGACGGTGTCATCGACAGCTGCACCGCCACCATGAAGGAACCGTACTCCGACGGCACAAATGCCGAACCGATCTGGGATCTCGAGTCGCTGGCACCCGTGGTCACCGCGGCAGATGCCGCGGGACTCCAGGTGGCCATGCACGCCATCGGTGACGAGGCCTCGGAGATCGGGCTCACCGCGCTGGAAAAGGCAATCGCCGTTAACGGAATCCGGCCGCGTCGACACCGCATGGAACACCTCGAGACCATCACGAAAGACAACGTGCAGCGTCTGGCACAACTCGGTGTCGTCGCCTCGATGCAGCCGGTGCACGCCGACCCGGCGATCCAGGAGAACTGGCGCGCCGTTCTGGGTGACCACCGGGTCGAGCGGGCGTACCCCTGGCCCGAGATGACCTCGGCGGGCGCGGTCCTGGCGCTGGGTTCCGACGCCCCCACCGCACCGCATCCTCCGCTGCCCAACATGTACGTCGCGACGACGCGCAAGTCCGCGATCGATCCGACTCTGCCACCCAACCTTCCCGAGTACGCGCTCCCGATGGCGGACGCACTGGCGCACGCGACCCGTGACGCTGCCTACTCGTGCTGCTGGGACGACCTCACCGGGCAACTCGTCGCCGGCAAGGCGGCCGATTTCGTCGTCCTCGACGGAAACCCGTTCACCGAGGGCACCGGCTCGTTGCTCACCTCCCGCGTCGGGCTGACCGTCGTGGCGGGCCGGATCTGCCATCGAACCACTCCCCGGCCGCGCTGA